In the genome of Segatella copri, one region contains:
- a CDS encoding serine O-acetyltransferase: MSKDTLTHQLTETIDELSSAESLKGLFHQHRDGNPLPSGKALEDIINLSRSILFPGYFGNSSVNISTIKYHIGVRVEKLYEMLAEQILAGLCFANDCETETQAELQHQRAKAGVIAAKAIMEFPNLRKILATDVEAAYNGDPAAMSHGEIISCYPVIKAITNYRIAHVLHKLGVPLIPRMMTELAHSETGIDINPEATIGHHFTIDHGTGVVIGATCIIGNNVKLYQGVTLGAKSFPLDKDGNPIKGIPRHPILEDDVIVYANATILGRITIGEGCIVGANVWVTKDMKPKTKKYRKEKQSLLDIEFNNGTGI; the protein is encoded by the coding sequence ATGAGTAAAGATACATTAACTCATCAGCTGACAGAGACTATCGATGAGCTTTCTAGCGCCGAATCATTGAAGGGTCTCTTCCATCAGCATCGAGACGGAAATCCACTTCCTTCGGGCAAGGCGCTCGAAGACATCATCAATCTGTCTCGTTCTATCCTCTTTCCGGGATATTTCGGAAACTCTTCCGTCAATATTTCAACCATCAAATATCATATCGGAGTAAGAGTAGAAAAACTCTACGAGATGCTCGCTGAGCAGATTCTCGCCGGACTGTGTTTCGCCAATGACTGCGAAACGGAAACTCAGGCTGAACTGCAGCACCAACGTGCCAAGGCAGGTGTCATAGCGGCAAAAGCCATCATGGAATTTCCTAACCTCCGCAAGATTCTAGCCACCGACGTGGAGGCTGCCTACAACGGCGACCCGGCAGCGATGAGCCACGGAGAAATCATCTCGTGCTATCCCGTAATCAAGGCGATAACCAACTATCGCATCGCCCATGTTCTGCACAAGCTCGGCGTGCCACTCATCCCAAGAATGATGACGGAGCTGGCACACTCGGAGACGGGTATCGATATCAATCCTGAGGCTACCATCGGTCACCACTTCACCATCGACCACGGTACGGGTGTGGTTATCGGTGCCACCTGCATCATCGGCAACAACGTGAAACTCTATCAGGGTGTCACCCTGGGAGCCAAGAGCTTCCCGCTGGATAAGGACGGCAATCCTATCAAGGGAATCCCTCGCCACCCTATCCTGGAAGACGACGTCATCGTGTATGCCAACGCCACCATCCTGGGCAGAATCACCATCGGAGAGGGCTGCATCGTGGGCGCCAACGTGTGGGTGACCAAGGATATGAAGCCGAAAACAAAGAAATATAGAAAAGAAAAACAAAGTTTATTAGATATAGAATTCAATAATGGAACAGGAATTTGA
- a CDS encoding MATE family efflux transporter, with protein sequence MKKTRDNYTFLTHAPVHRVVFTMAIPTIISMLSTSMYNLADTYFVGSINTQSVAAVGVSFAMMAVIQAVGFFYGHGSGNYISRMLGAKEEEKAKKMAATGFVLSFLTGLIIAVLGQIFLTPLCILLGSTPTIQPYTERYLGIILLGAPFMTTSLTLNNMMRFQGNTMYAMKGIMSGVLLNLILAPLLIIYFALGITGAAIATLISQCFGCAMLFWMTHKGQNIRIHLRNFTPTKAYAKEIIFGGTPSLSRQGLGSIATLVLNVAAGAYGDAAIAGMSIVTRISFFTYAVVIGLGQGFQPLCGFCYGAKLYSRVKEAYYFCIKCGTVFLAVCAVIGFIFSEQIIELFRDDPHVVAVGSVALKWQVISFPLIATIVLTNMLMQTIRKPIRANIVAAARSGLFFIPLIFILPHFFGLLGVEMCQAWADVCSFLVAVPIAWSAFRDMSR encoded by the coding sequence ATGAAGAAAACGAGAGATAATTATACTTTCCTCACCCATGCCCCCGTGCACAGGGTGGTTTTCACGATGGCGATTCCTACCATCATCAGCATGTTGTCGACGAGTATGTACAACCTCGCCGACACCTATTTCGTGGGCAGCATCAACACCCAGAGCGTGGCTGCCGTGGGCGTATCGTTTGCCATGATGGCGGTGATTCAAGCTGTGGGTTTCTTCTATGGTCACGGATCAGGAAACTACATCTCCCGCATGCTGGGCGCCAAAGAGGAAGAGAAGGCGAAGAAGATGGCTGCTACGGGCTTCGTACTGAGTTTTCTTACGGGTCTCATCATCGCCGTTTTAGGACAAATATTCCTTACACCTCTCTGCATTCTTCTGGGTTCAACACCTACCATCCAACCCTATACAGAGCGCTATTTGGGCATCATTCTGCTGGGTGCTCCTTTTATGACTACATCCTTAACGCTCAACAACATGATGCGCTTTCAAGGCAACACAATGTATGCCATGAAGGGCATCATGTCGGGCGTATTACTCAATCTGATTCTCGCCCCGCTGCTCATCATTTATTTTGCCTTAGGCATCACGGGTGCAGCCATTGCTACCCTCATCAGTCAGTGCTTCGGATGCGCCATGCTTTTCTGGATGACGCACAAGGGACAGAACATCCGGATTCACCTTCGCAACTTCACGCCAACCAAGGCATACGCCAAGGAAATCATCTTTGGCGGCACCCCATCCTTGTCAAGACAGGGCTTGGGAAGCATCGCCACCCTGGTGCTGAATGTGGCAGCAGGAGCCTATGGTGACGCGGCCATTGCGGGCATGAGTATTGTAACAAGAATTTCCTTCTTCACCTATGCCGTTGTCATTGGTCTGGGACAGGGATTCCAGCCCCTCTGCGGTTTCTGCTATGGTGCCAAACTGTACTCCCGAGTGAAGGAAGCCTACTATTTTTGCATCAAATGCGGCACGGTGTTCCTGGCAGTATGTGCCGTCATCGGCTTCATCTTCTCAGAGCAGATCATCGAACTTTTCCGTGATGACCCTCATGTAGTGGCCGTAGGTTCCGTAGCCCTGAAGTGGCAGGTAATCAGTTTTCCGCTGATAGCCACCATCGTGCTTACCAACATGCTGATGCAAACCATCCGCAAGCCTATCCGAGCCAATATCGTAGCGGCAGCCCGAAGCGGACTCTTCTTCATTCCGCTCATCTTCATCCTCCCTCATTTCTTCGGATTGCTGGGTGTAGAGATGTGCCAGGCGTGGGCAGATGTCTGCTCCTTCCTCGTGGCGGTTCCGATAGCTTGGAGTGCATTCAGGGATATGTCAAGATAG
- a CDS encoding N-acetyltransferase translates to MSDIKIVPVTTKKGLRAFIQFYYDLYKGNKFAVPFLRLDEWNTLSKAKNPAFEFCDAQYFLAIDYSVPKVVGRVAAIINHRANEQWNKKQVRFGWLDFIDDMEVSCKLLDAVADWGREHKMEEMVGPLGFTDMDREGMLIEGFHEKSTMYVNYNYPYYPQHIEGFNLLKKDNDWVEYRIKVPEVTPPKFAKTAEMIEKRYNLHVRKFTKNELVKQGMGREVFHIVNETYKDLYDFQQLTENQIDGYVDSYIKIADTNLITGVVDGNDNNRLIGFGVSFPSLTDALQKIGNGKLLPWGWWQIVKALKLHKTDTVDLVLIGVLPEYRSKGANALIFADLIEQYHRYGFKWAEAMPQMETNKGVQSQWQYLESVQHRRRRCYKQKL, encoded by the coding sequence ATGAGTGATATAAAAATCGTACCGGTTACCACCAAGAAGGGGTTGAGGGCTTTCATCCAGTTCTATTACGACCTCTATAAGGGGAATAAATTTGCCGTGCCCTTCCTGCGGCTTGACGAATGGAACACGCTGAGCAAGGCCAAGAATCCGGCTTTCGAATTCTGCGATGCTCAGTATTTCCTGGCCATCGACTATAGTGTGCCGAAGGTGGTGGGCAGAGTGGCTGCCATCATCAACCACCGTGCCAACGAGCAATGGAACAAGAAGCAGGTGCGCTTCGGCTGGCTCGATTTCATCGATGATATGGAGGTATCGTGCAAGTTGCTGGATGCCGTTGCTGATTGGGGAAGAGAACACAAGATGGAAGAGATGGTGGGACCGCTCGGATTCACCGATATGGATAGAGAAGGTATGCTGATAGAGGGCTTTCACGAGAAATCTACCATGTACGTGAACTACAATTATCCTTACTATCCGCAGCACATCGAAGGCTTCAATCTCCTGAAGAAAGACAACGACTGGGTGGAATATCGCATCAAGGTGCCTGAGGTGACACCGCCGAAATTCGCCAAGACTGCCGAAATGATAGAGAAGCGATACAACCTGCACGTGCGTAAGTTTACCAAGAACGAACTGGTGAAGCAGGGCATGGGCAGAGAGGTGTTCCACATCGTGAACGAGACCTACAAGGACCTCTACGACTTCCAGCAGCTCACCGAGAATCAGATTGATGGTTATGTGGATTCCTACATCAAGATAGCCGATACGAACCTTATCACCGGTGTGGTGGATGGCAACGATAACAACCGCCTGATAGGCTTCGGCGTATCCTTCCCGTCGCTCACCGATGCCCTGCAGAAAATAGGCAACGGCAAGCTGCTGCCTTGGGGCTGGTGGCAGATAGTGAAGGCATTGAAATTGCACAAGACCGACACCGTAGACCTGGTGCTCATCGGCGTGCTGCCGGAATATCGTAGCAAGGGTGCCAATGCCCTGATTTTTGCCGACCTCATCGAGCAATATCACCGCTACGGCTTCAAGTGGGCAGAGGCGATGCCGCAGATGGAAACCAACAAGGGCGTACAGAGCCAGTGGCAGTATCTGGAGAGCGTGCAGCATCGCCGCCGCCGCTGCTACAAACAGAAATTATAA
- a CDS encoding nucleotidyltransferase family protein, with protein sequence MRFAVIAAGEGSRLAQEGVEQPKPLVPLCGEPMIERLLRIFVDCGATEIVVIVNEWSTAVREHLEQMQLPVPLRLVVKTTPSSMHSLHALSPYLRGERFCLTTVDTIFREEEFKKYIRYFQNAKDIDGCMAVTPYVDDEKPLWVGINSLRITGFHDKQEGDDHLISGGIYCLGDKALDVLDHCMEQGMSRMRNFQRQLVVEGLKLEAYPINKILDVDHKEDIAKAESFIHPLEGKTLVGVCRGNEFSPNCVDNDAAIMNAVKEQLEALGAQVMLMCEKEFCRKAAVLERAYGWPRCRVAVGVDGFFSMARSKQALDVLGRIEEEGVLVVNSSLGVNRCIRRIMTERFIAGGIATPESRIIGRNGEMVKDIHYPCWLKRGDGCAQQKEDTCYVQNEQEAEALLKNFWLRGITSVVVNEHLKGDLIKFYGVSGTDFFYWFYPSKCGHRSKFGLEVINGDAQGIAFDADALKAEADKAADMLSVPVYGGDCVVGEDGSVKIIDFNDWPSFAPCRDEAAFYIATKMIQE encoded by the coding sequence ATGAGATTTGCAGTTATTGCCGCAGGCGAGGGAAGCCGACTGGCACAGGAGGGCGTGGAACAGCCTAAACCATTGGTGCCATTGTGTGGCGAACCCATGATAGAGCGCCTTTTGCGCATCTTCGTAGATTGCGGTGCCACGGAAATTGTTGTGATTGTCAATGAATGGAGCACAGCGGTGCGCGAACATCTGGAGCAGATGCAGTTGCCAGTGCCTTTGCGCCTGGTGGTGAAGACCACTCCTAGTTCCATGCACAGTCTGCATGCCCTCTCGCCTTATCTCAGGGGTGAGCGTTTCTGTCTCACCACCGTGGATACCATCTTCCGTGAGGAGGAGTTCAAAAAGTATATCCGTTACTTTCAGAATGCGAAAGATATTGACGGATGTATGGCTGTTACACCATACGTGGACGATGAAAAACCGCTGTGGGTAGGCATTAACTCCCTTCGCATCACGGGCTTCCACGATAAGCAGGAGGGCGATGACCATCTGATTTCGGGTGGCATCTATTGCCTGGGCGACAAGGCGCTGGATGTGCTCGACCATTGCATGGAGCAGGGCATGAGCCGCATGCGCAACTTCCAGCGCCAGCTGGTGGTGGAGGGCTTGAAGCTGGAGGCTTATCCTATCAACAAGATTCTGGATGTTGACCACAAGGAAGATATCGCCAAGGCTGAGTCCTTTATCCATCCGCTGGAGGGTAAGACCCTGGTGGGCGTGTGCCGTGGCAACGAGTTTTCTCCTAATTGCGTGGATAACGATGCTGCCATCATGAACGCTGTGAAAGAGCAGCTGGAGGCGCTGGGAGCGCAGGTGATGCTGATGTGTGAGAAGGAGTTCTGCCGCAAGGCAGCCGTGCTGGAGAGAGCCTACGGATGGCCTCGCTGCCGTGTGGCCGTGGGCGTGGACGGCTTCTTCTCGATGGCACGCAGCAAGCAGGCGTTGGATGTGCTGGGCAGAATTGAGGAAGAAGGTGTGTTGGTGGTGAACTCCAGTCTGGGCGTGAACCGCTGCATCCGCCGCATCATGACCGAGCGTTTCATCGCCGGAGGCATCGCTACTCCCGAGAGCCGCATCATCGGCAGAAACGGGGAGATGGTGAAGGATATCCACTATCCTTGCTGGCTGAAGCGTGGCGACGGCTGTGCGCAGCAGAAGGAGGATACCTGCTATGTGCAGAACGAGCAGGAGGCTGAGGCGCTGCTGAAGAATTTCTGGCTGCGCGGCATTACTTCGGTGGTGGTGAACGAGCATCTGAAGGGCGACCTCATCAAGTTCTATGGCGTATCGGGTACCGATTTCTTCTATTGGTTCTATCCTTCGAAATGCGGTCATCGTTCCAAGTTCGGTTTGGAGGTGATCAATGGTGATGCGCAGGGCATCGCCTTCGATGCCGATGCCTTGAAGGCTGAGGCTGACAAGGCTGCTGATATGCTAAGTGTGCCAGTATATGGCGGCGACTGCGTGGTAGGCGAGGATGGCAGCGTGAAGATTATCGACTTCAACGACTGGCCTAGCTTTGCGCCATGCCGTGATGAGGCTGCGTTCTATATCGCCACAAAAATGATACAGGAATAA
- a CDS encoding CDP-alcohol phosphatidyltransferase family protein — protein sequence MNQEFKASLKSADTEEHIDIYFYRPIGYQWARFFRILHVTPNVVTILSIFLGVGAGICFYFDDLAINILGIFLLIWANVYDSCDGQLARLTNQKSALGRILDGAAGDFWFVSIYFAISFRLMPEWGWKIWALCIVAGFGCHAIQSRLADYYRQIHLFFLKGKEGSELDDASKQVELWKQMKWKKEPVQKLFQFFYKNYTLGQERDTPIFQIFKRNLRERYPQQLPEQLRADFRAGSLPLMKFANVLTFNWRSITLFVSILIGEPWLYPVVEITVFSLIFFYMRGTHERLCLKLNQKVLKGEYEA from the coding sequence ATGAATCAGGAATTTAAGGCTTCTCTGAAATCAGCGGATACCGAGGAGCACATTGATATTTATTTCTATCGTCCCATTGGCTACCAGTGGGCACGATTCTTCCGCATACTTCACGTCACCCCAAATGTGGTGACCATTCTTTCCATCTTCCTCGGCGTAGGAGCGGGCATCTGCTTCTATTTCGACGATTTGGCAATCAACATCTTGGGCATCTTCTTGCTCATCTGGGCAAATGTTTATGACAGTTGTGACGGACAGTTGGCGCGTCTTACCAACCAGAAGAGTGCCCTGGGTAGAATCCTGGATGGTGCTGCTGGCGACTTCTGGTTTGTCAGCATCTACTTCGCCATCTCCTTCCGTCTGATGCCGGAATGGGGTTGGAAAATCTGGGCACTCTGCATCGTTGCCGGTTTCGGTTGCCATGCCATTCAGAGCCGTCTTGCCGACTACTACCGCCAGATTCACCTCTTCTTCCTGAAAGGCAAGGAAGGCAGCGAACTGGATGATGCCAGCAAGCAGGTGGAACTGTGGAAGCAGATGAAATGGAAGAAGGAGCCTGTGCAGAAACTCTTCCAGTTCTTTTACAAGAACTATACCTTGGGTCAGGAGCGAGATACTCCTATCTTCCAGATATTCAAGAGAAATCTGCGCGAAAGATATCCGCAGCAGTTGCCTGAGCAGTTGCGTGCCGACTTCCGTGCAGGTAGTCTTCCATTGATGAAATTTGCCAACGTTCTTACCTTCAACTGGCGCAGCATCACGCTGTTTGTATCCATATTGATAGGTGAGCCATGGCTCTATCCTGTTGTCGAGATTACCGTGTTCAGTCTGATTTTCTTCTATATGCGAGGAACCCACGAGCGCCTTTGTCTGAAGCTCAACCAGAAGGTTCTGAAGGGAGAGTATGAGGCATAA
- a CDS encoding lysylphosphatidylglycerol synthase transmembrane domain-containing protein, with translation MNNKFRNIFMAFGIIAIIIMLCTMDMDYTDIWRYLKQAGIYFPLILGLWLVIYWVNTCSWWLIINDEGRVKGLSFWRVYKLTVSGFALNYTTPCGLMGGEPYRIMELKPFTGVSKATSSVILYVMMHIFSHFWFWFLSVFLYIALYPVGVSMGIMLGVIAAFCMLAIYFFVRGYKTGMAQKGIRLLTHIPFVKNWARRFEQEKQDTLEQIDSQIALLHGQHKRTFYASLSFEVMARVLQSLEIYLILKAFAADISIADSILILAFSSLFSNLIFFSPMQLGAREGGLALAVDGLHLTGALGVYTGLITRIRELVWIAIGILLIKVGNKDLKQIQAEYEEEQKRKQKTN, from the coding sequence ATGAATAATAAATTCAGAAATATTTTTATGGCGTTCGGAATCATCGCCATTATCATCATGCTCTGCACGATGGATATGGACTATACCGATATCTGGCGCTATCTGAAGCAGGCGGGCATCTATTTCCCGCTGATTCTCGGTTTGTGGCTCGTGATCTATTGGGTGAACACCTGTTCCTGGTGGCTTATCATCAACGACGAGGGCAGGGTGAAGGGGCTGTCGTTCTGGCGAGTGTATAAGCTCACCGTGAGCGGATTCGCCCTGAACTATACCACGCCTTGCGGACTGATGGGCGGCGAGCCTTACCGCATCATGGAGCTGAAGCCGTTTACCGGTGTGAGCAAGGCAACATCATCGGTGATTCTCTACGTGATGATGCACATCTTCTCGCATTTCTGGTTCTGGTTCTTGTCGGTATTTCTTTACATCGCCTTGTATCCGGTGGGTGTATCGATGGGCATTATGCTGGGCGTAATTGCCGCTTTCTGCATGCTTGCCATCTATTTCTTCGTAAGAGGTTACAAGACGGGAATGGCGCAGAAAGGCATCCGTCTTCTTACCCATATTCCTTTTGTGAAGAACTGGGCAAGGAGATTTGAGCAGGAAAAACAGGATACCTTGGAGCAGATTGATTCGCAGATAGCCTTACTGCATGGTCAGCACAAGCGCACGTTCTATGCCTCTCTTTCCTTTGAGGTGATGGCAAGGGTGTTGCAGAGCTTGGAAATTTATCTGATTCTGAAGGCGTTTGCAGCAGATATCAGCATAGCAGACAGTATTCTGATTCTCGCCTTTTCTTCGCTCTTCAGTAACCTCATCTTCTTCTCTCCGATGCAGTTGGGCGCCCGAGAAGGCGGTCTTGCCTTGGCGGTGGATGGTCTGCATCTTACGGGAGCCCTGGGCGTATACACGGGTCTTATCACCCGCATCCGTGAGCTGGTATGGATAGCCATCGGCATCCTGCTCATCAAAGTAGGAAACAAGGACCTGAAGCAGATTCAGGCGGAATACGAGGAAGAGCAGAAGCGCAAGCAGAAAACCAATTAA
- a CDS encoding HAD family hydrolase, protein MKKLDIKGIIFDYGGTLDTRGDHWSEVLWQGYEHFGIGVAADEEVEPGVSIHKQAFRDAYVYGERALAVNPIVTPDFHFEDILREKLILELNFLAGKELLETGKDDAEKQAKLGNDSDASSESLLLSLSDSEIHQISVDMAHYINAKTLDLLQENKQVLEHLKQAGYPMVLVSNFYGNINQVLKDAEIDGYFKDVIESAVVGVRKPNPAIFALGVCALDLPASQVLVVGDTYGKDIIPAHKLGCHTLWIKGLQWEEKQVDESIPDGIIRNLSEMEEFLKIS, encoded by the coding sequence ATGAAGAAACTAGATATAAAAGGAATTATCTTTGACTATGGCGGTACGCTCGATACCAGGGGCGACCACTGGTCGGAAGTGCTGTGGCAGGGCTATGAGCACTTCGGCATCGGTGTGGCTGCTGATGAAGAGGTGGAGCCAGGAGTGAGTATCCACAAGCAGGCTTTCCGCGATGCCTATGTGTATGGCGAGAGAGCCTTGGCGGTGAACCCTATCGTGACTCCCGATTTCCATTTCGAGGATATTCTCAGAGAAAAACTGATTCTGGAATTGAATTTCCTGGCAGGAAAGGAGTTGCTGGAGACCGGAAAGGATGATGCTGAGAAACAGGCGAAGCTTGGAAATGATTCAGATGCATCTTCAGAAAGTCTTTTGCTCTCCCTTTCCGATTCAGAAATTCATCAGATATCGGTGGATATGGCACATTACATTAATGCCAAGACCTTGGATTTGTTGCAAGAGAACAAGCAGGTATTGGAGCATCTGAAGCAGGCGGGTTATCCGATGGTGCTCGTTTCCAATTTCTACGGCAATATCAACCAGGTGTTGAAGGATGCGGAGATTGACGGGTATTTCAAGGATGTGATAGAATCCGCCGTGGTGGGCGTCCGCAAACCGAACCCGGCCATCTTCGCCCTGGGCGTGTGTGCCTTGGATTTGCCAGCCTCTCAGGTATTGGTGGTGGGCGATACCTACGGCAAGGATATCATCCCTGCCCACAAGCTGGGTTGCCATACCCTTTGGATCAAGGGATTGCAGTGGGAGGAGAAGCAGGTGGACGAATCCATCCCCGATGGAATCATCCGAAATCTATCAGAAATGGAGGAATTTCTGAAAATCTCATAA
- a CDS encoding DUF5686 and carboxypeptidase-like regulatory domain-containing protein, with translation MKGIKKLYFMLILFMVSTLQMMAQQKITGRVIDDDGFAVPYASVQYKGHKIGVSSDGEGKFTIEKHPAWVLTVSALSYKTQTVKIDEKTNFIEVKLKDDTHKLGEVVVKSKKGRYKRKDNPAVELMRRVIAAKKKSDLSNHDYYQYDKYQKITLALNDLSKEQLESKFFSKRQYLLDQVETSPYNGKLTLPVSIDETVSQHIYRKDPKTEKDIIKGQQSNGIGQVIQTGEILNTALKEVFTDVDIYDDYVRLLQYPFPSPIGKTAISFYHYYIEDTVYVERDLCYHLQFIPANSQDFGFRGELYVLADSSLHVKKCNLYMPHNSDVNWVKDMKIEQEYTKLDNGEWVLTKDDMIAEMHMNKLLQDLLVVRNTRLTDYAFDPLPKMLFKGKAKVRHDMDAMNRDEAYWNKYRQVDLTKSESSMDSFIHRMENSKGFKYIIFGIRALMENYVEVAHKNQKDDKRSIFDLGPVNTFISNNFVDGLRLRLAGRTMAALNPHFFWDGYGAYGTKSHEWYYGHIFTYSLNKKKNSPFEFPMRKFTFEVGHDITSPSDDNLLHNKDNLFMTIRATTQDQMYLYQRQKLGFTYETDWGFRFDTSIKWQSNRPVGHLHYFKLDGTEVKKIRTTEATVGIDYNPGVTYVNTKQQRLPINLDSPELMLSHTMGLDGFMGGQYQSNITRLGIYKRQWLGSFGYVDFNIVGKMQWNKVPFTMLVQPPVNLSYFEQEATISMMKDWEFLSDRQVFWSVAWDMNGKLLNRIPLIKKLKWREYVAVKGVWGQLTDKNNPVKNPTDDVIFQFPNNSYTFGNTPYWEFVAGVHNIFKFFGIDYVRRLNYLDHANVDKWGIRFGFLMTF, from the coding sequence ATGAAAGGTATTAAAAAATTGTATTTCATGCTCATCCTCTTCATGGTTTCTACCCTGCAGATGATGGCGCAGCAGAAGATAACGGGAAGGGTCATCGATGATGATGGCTTTGCGGTGCCTTATGCAAGTGTGCAGTACAAGGGCCACAAGATCGGCGTGTCTAGTGATGGAGAAGGTAAGTTCACCATCGAGAAGCATCCTGCATGGGTGCTCACCGTGAGCGCGCTGAGCTACAAAACCCAGACCGTGAAGATTGACGAGAAGACCAACTTCATTGAGGTGAAACTCAAGGATGATACCCATAAACTGGGCGAAGTGGTCGTGAAATCGAAGAAAGGCAGATACAAGCGCAAGGATAATCCTGCCGTGGAACTCATGCGCCGTGTCATCGCTGCCAAGAAGAAGAGCGACCTGAGCAACCATGATTATTATCAATATGATAAATATCAGAAAATCACCCTCGCCCTCAACGACCTGAGCAAGGAACAGCTGGAGAGCAAGTTCTTCAGCAAGCGACAGTATCTGCTCGACCAGGTGGAGACTTCGCCTTACAACGGCAAGCTCACCCTGCCTGTAAGCATCGACGAGACCGTTTCGCAGCACATCTACCGCAAGGATCCGAAGACTGAGAAGGATATCATCAAGGGTCAGCAGAGCAATGGTATCGGACAGGTGATACAGACCGGAGAAATCCTGAACACTGCCCTGAAGGAAGTGTTCACCGACGTGGATATCTACGACGACTATGTGCGCCTGCTGCAGTATCCGTTCCCATCACCTATCGGCAAGACTGCCATCAGCTTCTACCATTATTATATAGAAGACACGGTGTATGTGGAGCGCGACCTGTGCTATCACCTGCAGTTTATCCCAGCCAACAGTCAGGACTTTGGCTTCCGTGGCGAGCTCTATGTGCTTGCCGACAGCAGTCTGCACGTGAAGAAATGTAATCTCTATATGCCTCACAATTCCGACGTGAACTGGGTGAAGGATATGAAGATAGAGCAGGAATATACCAAGCTCGACAATGGCGAGTGGGTACTCACTAAGGACGATATGATAGCAGAGATGCACATGAACAAGCTGCTGCAGGACCTGCTGGTGGTGCGCAATACGCGACTCACCGACTATGCCTTCGACCCGCTGCCTAAGATGCTCTTCAAGGGTAAGGCAAAGGTAAGGCACGATATGGATGCCATGAACCGAGATGAGGCTTATTGGAACAAATACCGACAGGTGGACCTGACCAAGAGTGAATCGTCGATGGACAGCTTTATCCATCGCATGGAGAACTCCAAGGGCTTTAAATATATCATCTTCGGCATCCGTGCGCTGATGGAGAACTATGTGGAGGTGGCTCATAAGAACCAGAAGGACGACAAGCGAAGCATCTTCGACTTGGGTCCGGTGAATACCTTCATTTCCAATAACTTCGTGGATGGCTTGCGCCTGCGCCTTGCCGGACGTACGATGGCAGCCTTGAACCCTCATTTCTTCTGGGATGGTTACGGGGCATACGGTACGAAGAGTCATGAATGGTATTACGGTCACATTTTCACCTATTCGCTGAATAAGAAGAAGAACAGTCCGTTTGAGTTCCCGATGCGCAAGTTCACCTTCGAGGTGGGTCATGATATCACCTCGCCTTCGGATGATAACCTGCTGCACAACAAGGACAACTTGTTTATGACCATCCGTGCCACCACGCAAGACCAGATGTATCTGTATCAGCGCCAGAAGCTGGGTTTCACCTACGAGACCGATTGGGGCTTCCGCTTCGACACGAGCATCAAGTGGCAGAGCAACCGCCCTGTGGGCCATCTTCATTATTTCAAGCTCGACGGCACGGAAGTGAAGAAGATCCGCACCACGGAGGCCACCGTGGGCATTGACTACAACCCGGGTGTCACCTATGTGAACACCAAGCAGCAGCGATTGCCTATCAACCTGGATAGTCCGGAACTGATGCTCTCGCACACCATGGGACTGGATGGCTTCATGGGCGGTCAGTATCAGAGCAACATCACCCGCCTGGGCATCTACAAGCGCCAGTGGCTGGGAAGCTTCGGCTATGTGGATTTCAATATCGTGGGCAAGATGCAGTGGAACAAGGTGCCATTCACCATGCTCGTCCAGCCACCAGTCAACCTCTCTTACTTTGAGCAGGAGGCAACCATCAGTATGATGAAAGACTGGGAATTCCTCAGCGACCGCCAGGTGTTCTGGTCGGTGGCCTGGGATATGAACGGCAAGCTCCTGAACCGCATTCCGCTGATCAAGAAGTTGAAGTGGCGTGAATACGTGGCAGTGAAGGGAGTCTGGGGACAGTTGACTGACAAGAACAATCCGGTGAAGAATCCTACGGATGACGTCATCTTCCAGTTCCCTAACAATTCCTATACCTTCGGCAATACGCCATATTGGGAATTTGTGGCAGGTGTGCACAACATCTTCAAGTTCTTTGGGATCGATTATGTGCGCCGCTTGAACTACTTAGACCACGCCAACGTGGATAAGTGGGGTATCCGCTTCGGATTCCTCATGACATTCTAA